The Larimichthys crocea isolate SSNF unplaced genomic scaffold, L_crocea_2.0 scaffold249, whole genome shotgun sequence genome has a segment encoding these proteins:
- the LOC109139638 gene encoding sterile alpha motif domain-containing protein 3, translated as MTDATNMTDVTNMTDQSLEEHNVDDTSSVSTDDTLILSSSQDSPGHRSQCWPAQFSIPSFSSFTEIQIQSANECFKKHGTLLTAKEFIPLLPDILGKLGEAIYEYTAYPSSLQISEVAEALTQKHPCLKEPGSFNGSYGWAQRLKYKMNNFRSKLRGLGCPEVEVNSLKRKTTHDQYPAKNLKKTKKAEVNYLPPHGQGETTASLEKERVELLSEVMKRDNSKVVAQKMAKTFSLRREEIVNEAPAISDFMKRWPALFSEAQICEEFKRITTVSLESTFLAKLDQCTPKLMALTQSKGGAAGLKMRHIKDMLLEDNTVERRREVAIRCLIVYLGEKEEELFKQYSDVEELDTDLLMQVMKIAIIGDRATIVVEGTKVLQRFDVARSCALLMGVIYALNLSYPKQLKFTFEAFQKLCLGLDGQKASSKIMNLKYGIF; from the exons ATGACGGATGCGACCAACATGACTGATGTGACCAACATGACTGACCAGTCTTTGGAGGAGCACAATGTGGATGACACCTCATCTGTGTCAACCGATGATACACTGATTCTCTCATCATCTCAAGATAGTCCAGGCCACCGTTCCCAGTGCTGGCCCGCTCAGTTTTCAATTCCCAGCTTTTCTAGCTTCACAGAGATCCAAATTCAGTCAGCCAATGAGTGCTTCAAAAAACATGGGACTCTTTTGACTGCAAAAGAATTCATTCCACTACTCCCAGACATCCTTGGAAAACTAGGGGAGGCGATTTATGAATACACTGCTTATCCATCCAGTCTGCAGATCAGTGAGGTAGCAGAGGCCCTCACTCAAAAGCATCCCTGCCTCAAAGAACCAGGGTCCTTTAATGGGTCCTATGGATGGGCGCAGCGCCTAAAATATAAGATGAACAATTTCAGAAGCAAACTTCGAGGTCTCGGTTGCCCTGAAGTTGAAGTGAACTCActcaagagaaaaacaacacatgaccAGTATCCAGCAAagaatctgaaaaaaacaaagaaggctgAGGTGAATTACCTACCCCCTCATGGTCAAGGTGAAACTACTGCAAGtttggaaaaagagagagtggagcTCCTAAGCGAAGTGATGAAAAGGGACAACTCCAAGGTGGTAGCTCAGAAAATGGCCAAGACGTTCAGCCTTCGTCGGGAGGAAATAGTGAATGAGGCCCCTGCCATAAGTGACTTCATGAAGCGCTGGCCTGCGCTTTTTAGTGAAGCACAG ATCTGTGAAGAATTCAAGAGGATAACAACAGTTAGCCTTGAATCGACCTTTCTGGCCAAGCTTGACCAATGCACCCCGAAACTGATGGCCTTGACCCAATCAaaaggaggagctgcaggactgAAGATGAGGCACATTAAGGACATGCTTCTTGAG GACAACACAGTTGAAAGGCGGAGAGAAGTTGCCATTCGCTGCCTCATAGTTTACCtcggagagaaggaggaagaactTTTCAAACAGTACAGT GACGTGGAGGAGCTCGACACAGACCTTCTGATGCAAGTGATGAAGATTGCCATCATCGGTGACCGTGCAACCATCGTAGTCGAGGGAACCAAAGTCCTGCAGAGGTTTGATGTCGCCAGATCCTGTGCTTTGCTGATGGGAGTAATATATGCTCTAAACCTTAGCTATCCCAAGCAGTTGAAATTTACTTTTGAGGCATTCCAGAAGCTATGCCTTGGGCTTGACGGACAGAAAGCCAGCTCTAAAATAATGAATCTCAAGTATGGTATTTTCTAG